In the Helianthus annuus cultivar XRQ/B chromosome 11, HanXRQr2.0-SUNRISE, whole genome shotgun sequence genome, one interval contains:
- the LOC110889583 gene encoding uncharacterized protein LOC110889583: MATPDVLPHDHFSSSSFDHTKGDAKSRGLALEKKIEYLESLNDRVSNRRARRWINDRILLELVPRLTGDEIRGLFAPPPFGDEAQPSPFCMTNVGEWDKFRNIDMDKEAGAIEALKGFSSKKKSSVDADKIAALTAWHRVDCRTREAFRRSFLPELVNGFEVNIRAFVSEAANEEVLVMYAQDPFHRLLLHGVCEFYNLVSTTESETKGTKVLKMTKIKKKKSDNNELPTITLCEFLKMAKDGFW, from the exons ATGGCGACTCCTGATGTTCTCCCGCACGatcatttctcatcatcttcattcGATCACACCAAAG GCGATGCGAAATCACGTGGATTGGCGCTCGAGAAGAAGATTGAATACCTTGAGAGCTTGAACGACAGA GTTAGCAACAGACGGGCACGTAGATGGATAAATGATCGTATACTGTTGGAGCTTGTACCTCGTTTGACTGGAGATGAAATTAGAGGGTTGTTTGCTCCACCACCTTTTG GTGATGAGGCACAGCCGTCACCATTTTGCATGACAAATGTGGGGGAGTGGGACAAGTTTAGGAATATAGACATGGATAAAGAG GCTGGTGCAATAGAGGCTCTCAAAGGTTTCTCATCAAAGAAGAAAAGTAGTGTGGATGCTGATAAGATAGCTGCGTTAACTGCATGGCATAGGGTTGACTGCAGAACTAGAGAGGCATTTCGCCGAAGCTTCCTTCCAGAACTTGTTAATGGTTTTGAG GTTAACATACGGGCCTTTGTCTCAGAGGCAGCTAATGAGGAGGTTCTTGTGATGTATGCCCAAGATCCTTTCCATAGGTTGTTACTTCATGGTGTTTGTGAg TTCTACAACTTGGTGTCAACAACGGAGTCCGAGACCAAAGGTACAAAGGTGTTGAAGATGACCAAAATCAAGAAGAAGAAATCGGACAACAACGAGCTCCCAACCATCACACTTTGTGAGTTCCTGAAAATGGCAAAAGATGGTTTTTGGTAG